A single bacterium DNA region contains:
- a CDS encoding TIGR02266 family protein, with product MSADKRSSNRVPLNTKVHLEFEKFSGFVSEFSHNISPGGMFIKTPNPLPIGSIVSFEFKLKDSFQLIQGLGEVTWIRSNMISPDEPAGMGVRFREISDRSRDLIKAIVTQTKSQGDKPFDIDDQPDAVTSTISAQDAKEVYGSEPLKDALSSVPSSSDTTQAQPNNTRNAIDNLDAHLIDNTVSNPHLNTNNNELDPSQATHTALFDSQDQNLNLNDLEEDPLTSPDDEHTFASMQDSVLSDSGSGLSDSFELSLDEEMNDPDLDNADNTAKPSKSEKNSSSFGVKVFLSLIFVSLLASAYLLKDLYLPTLQNVPFIAQFLPAPESKTPISVQTPSVEEKIQALTKNETPVEEINPSDNSTAVSQSNASSQEGDSKQAEANTEKNQIDETKQAKNSPMNNTPKQTTPTRQKTSATKLSQSETTLSSESQKTTSASSSLASAQAKQSNLDSNLLKVKNLTWTVDKDDWVLVVETDKNMDKSNIVHSSLRNGPARELIILKGMQKSFSNRTIPVEQTGVYRIRTGYHADKDPAQLHIVIDILNPEIKMKKTQALGNIVKIFFGVPTEP from the coding sequence ATGAGTGCTGATAAAAGATCTTCCAATAGAGTTCCTTTAAATACCAAAGTTCACTTGGAGTTTGAAAAGTTTAGTGGATTTGTTTCTGAGTTTTCACACAATATTTCTCCTGGAGGAATGTTTATCAAAACCCCCAACCCCCTTCCTATAGGAAGCATTGTCAGCTTTGAATTTAAACTGAAAGATTCTTTTCAACTGATTCAAGGCTTGGGTGAAGTGACTTGGATTCGTTCCAATATGATTTCTCCTGATGAACCTGCAGGCATGGGTGTACGCTTTAGAGAAATTTCCGATCGCAGCCGTGATTTAATTAAGGCTATTGTTACCCAGACTAAGAGTCAGGGCGATAAACCCTTTGACATTGACGATCAACCCGATGCCGTTACATCAACAATCTCTGCACAAGATGCCAAAGAAGTCTATGGTTCAGAACCTTTAAAAGATGCTTTAAGTTCAGTACCCTCTTCAAGTGATACAACACAAGCTCAACCCAACAATACCCGCAATGCAATTGATAATTTAGATGCACACCTTATTGATAATACCGTGTCCAACCCACACTTGAATACCAATAATAATGAGCTTGACCCATCACAAGCAACACATACCGCATTGTTTGATAGCCAAGATCAAAATTTAAACCTAAATGATTTAGAAGAAGATCCTTTAACCAGTCCTGACGATGAACATACCTTTGCAAGTATGCAAGACTCTGTTTTGTCTGATAGCGGCTCAGGACTCAGCGACAGCTTTGAGCTTTCTTTGGATGAAGAAATGAATGACCCAGATCTAGATAACGCTGATAACACGGCCAAGCCATCTAAATCTGAAAAAAATTCTTCTAGCTTTGGTGTTAAAGTTTTTTTGAGTTTAATTTTTGTTTCACTGCTGGCCAGTGCTTATTTGCTCAAAGACTTGTATTTACCCACTTTACAAAACGTTCCTTTTATTGCCCAATTTTTGCCTGCGCCTGAATCAAAAACCCCTATTTCTGTACAGACACCTTCTGTAGAAGAAAAAATTCAAGCCCTTACCAAAAATGAAACCCCGGTTGAAGAAATCAATCCCAGTGACAATTCAACGGCTGTCAGTCAGTCAAATGCATCCAGTCAAGAAGGTGACTCTAAACAAGCTGAGGCAAACACTGAAAAAAATCAGATCGATGAGACCAAACAGGCAAAAAATTCACCGATGAACAATACTCCTAAGCAAACAACGCCAACTAGGCAAAAAACAAGCGCTACTAAACTTTCTCAATCAGAAACAACCCTCTCTTCAGAAAGCCAAAAAACAACCTCTGCATCATCTTCTTTAGCTTCCGCTCAAGCAAAACAATCAAACCTTGATTCAAACTTGCTTAAAGTAAAAAATTTAACTTGGACGGTTGATAAAGACGACTGGGTTCTGGTTGTTGAAACGGATAAAAATATGGACAAAAGCAACATTGTTCATAGCTCACTGAGAAATGGGCCTGCTAGAGAATTGATTATTTTAAAAGGTATGCAAAAAAGTTTTTCTAATCGTACTATACCGGTTGAACAAACCGGTGTTTATCGGATTAGAACGGGGTACCATGCAGATAAAGACCCTGCCCAACTGCATATTGTTATTGATATTCTTAATCCTGAAATCAAGATGAAAAAAACCCAAGCATTGGGCAATATTGTTAAAATATTCTTTGGTGTCCCCACTGAGCCATAA
- a CDS encoding OmpA family protein: protein MRLVKNILLIVSFTWGSLAFALNTHLLRPTGDQYGAFSLHGTQTPKAGTFEVGSVYQYVSNPIDFERFNITNQDAVKNFGVIDSYFNLGFFDWLSFGVVLPINVAGEVNDFNNLSKDTGPSLGDLYLHATLRFLEKQNGVGLALVPFLTLPLDVNRLDQFNDAAPTLGAYLAVDKEIQDRHYLGLNLGGQYRFDDESILGSSLTVSHALLYALAYTYHLDQAKSMDIFVEARGASNMNELFSQQEIMPLEALTGLRIRLFKQKLSLVFGGGKGLSQAYASPDYRAFAGISYLGDREVQQKQPKLETPSPQKPVEPTPVPKKPKLKAPEQISQLYVVVRDQDKKLAMVDMDLVNEQGEVVQKYSGTSWRKNTAPGFYTLRVYKKGYEPIEKKLQLKLRKRHSHTLTLKKENDTPPPMLGNKIDFLGRIQFNSGKATIRPISYKALNEVAGIMKKYPQIRLLRIEAHTDSVGSDALNLKLSQQRAMSVQSFLLAAGIEASRLTAIGLGETQPIETNTTAEGRAKNRRVEFTVVKSDPAKD from the coding sequence ATGAGATTAGTTAAAAACATTTTATTGATCGTAAGTTTTACTTGGGGTTCTTTGGCGTTTGCATTGAATACACATCTCTTAAGACCAACTGGTGATCAGTATGGAGCTTTTTCTCTACATGGAACCCAAACCCCTAAGGCAGGAACCTTTGAAGTAGGCAGTGTTTATCAATATGTTAGCAATCCCATTGATTTTGAACGATTTAATATTACCAACCAGGATGCAGTAAAAAACTTTGGCGTCATTGATAGTTATTTTAATTTAGGTTTCTTTGATTGGTTATCCTTTGGTGTTGTCTTGCCCATTAATGTTGCAGGTGAAGTGAATGATTTTAATAATCTTAGTAAAGATACTGGACCATCTTTGGGGGATTTGTATCTGCATGCAACGCTTCGTTTTTTAGAAAAACAAAATGGGGTAGGTCTTGCGCTGGTTCCTTTTCTTACCTTACCCCTGGATGTCAATCGTTTAGATCAGTTTAATGATGCTGCACCCACCTTGGGAGCTTACCTAGCAGTAGATAAAGAAATTCAGGATCGACATTACCTTGGTCTTAATTTGGGTGGACAGTATCGTTTTGATGATGAATCTATTTTAGGCAGTTCTCTGACTGTCAGTCATGCATTGTTGTACGCTTTGGCTTATACCTATCATCTAGATCAAGCAAAAAGTATGGATATTTTTGTTGAAGCAAGGGGCGCGAGCAATATGAATGAACTTTTTTCTCAACAAGAAATCATGCCTTTAGAAGCCTTGACAGGACTGCGTATTCGTTTGTTTAAGCAAAAACTCTCTTTGGTTTTTGGCGGCGGCAAAGGCCTAAGTCAAGCATATGCAAGCCCAGATTACAGGGCCTTTGCAGGCATTTCTTATTTGGGTGATCGCGAAGTGCAGCAAAAACAACCCAAGCTTGAAACCCCCTCGCCCCAAAAGCCAGTTGAACCTACACCGGTGCCAAAAAAACCAAAGCTTAAGGCGCCTGAACAAATTTCACAACTGTATGTTGTGGTTAGAGATCAAGATAAAAAATTAGCCATGGTTGATATGGACTTGGTGAATGAACAAGGTGAAGTGGTTCAAAAATATTCAGGAACAAGTTGGAGAAAAAATACTGCTCCAGGCTTTTATACCTTAAGGGTGTATAAAAAAGGTTATGAACCCATAGAAAAAAAGCTGCAATTAAAATTACGCAAGCGGCACAGTCATACCTTAACCCTAAAAAAAGAAAACGATACTCCGCCACCGATGCTGGGCAATAAGATTGATTTTCTGGGCAGGATACAATTCAATTCCGGTAAGGCAACCATCAGGCCCATCTCTTATAAGGCCTTGAATGAAGTTGCAGGAATCATGAAAAAGTATCCACAAATTAGGCTTTTACGTATAGAAGCTCATACCGATAGCGTGGGCTCAGACGCTTTAAACTTAAAACTTTCTCAGCAACGGGCCATGAGTGTTCAATCTTTTTTGCTGGCTGCCGGTATTGAAGCCAGCCGTCTTACCGCCATTGGTTTAGGAGAAACCCAGCCGATAGAAACCAATACAACAGCTGAAGGAAGAGCAAAGAACAGACGTGTAGAGTTTACCGTGGTTAAATCTGATCCAGCTAAAGATTAA
- a CDS encoding tetratricopeptide repeat protein yields the protein MIWLLKYICKNTVYLFLIIAISFLAYILVGEIPFLYYEPASIEQNPKLIHPSLFWQSYFNFKSLFYKPLSLLTYHFNHMLCGPSSFCFHWSNFFIHACNVVLLFLLAQQLRIKHFIWSALFFALHPLSTACVSQIHGRPYALGSLFMLLALNLYFFNAYQSRTKTHPIRPTLVYWSILVLFVCMFLSKQSFIVFPVLIMFHLYNSSSNKKLYLFVPLIVFCTCFLVGIFYLDIIPNISKAVVGPKVYALSQLGNVNTLIKFYILPFQTALVHDLYFYASAFYPQVMLGIFLLILWLFLIIQKRSSLLGWLLFCFILMILPTNSIIPKNEVIREWRLYPSLIFLSLLWGYGLDFMYSKISRFSQPKNLKHILLYTVLIVYATAQFLSIYQQNKIYRNPIFTWQQVTKKYPYSSDAYNNIGVWHARQSDYKQALAYFKKAIELDPKNFAYELNMAACFREMQHPALNRKHTQRAKKKASAYNNRSHSFHLKP from the coding sequence ATGATTTGGCTGTTGAAGTACATATGCAAAAACACGGTCTATCTTTTTCTTATCATTGCAATAAGTTTTTTAGCCTATATCTTGGTCGGTGAAATTCCTTTTTTATACTATGAGCCCGCAAGTATCGAACAAAATCCTAAACTAATTCATCCCTCTCTTTTTTGGCAGTCTTATTTTAATTTTAAAAGTCTTTTTTACAAACCTTTAAGCCTTCTCACTTACCATTTTAATCATATGTTATGTGGGCCCTCATCTTTTTGTTTTCATTGGAGTAATTTTTTTATCCATGCCTGCAATGTTGTTTTGCTGTTTTTACTGGCCCAACAACTTCGAATCAAACACTTTATTTGGAGCGCTCTTTTTTTTGCATTACATCCTCTAAGCACGGCATGTGTCAGTCAAATTCATGGTAGACCTTATGCCTTGGGGAGTCTTTTTATGCTTTTGGCTTTAAATCTCTATTTCTTCAATGCCTATCAGAGTCGAACAAAAACACATCCAATACGGCCAACCCTTGTTTATTGGAGTATTCTTGTTTTGTTTGTGTGTATGTTTTTAAGCAAACAAAGCTTTATTGTTTTTCCAGTACTCATTATGTTTCATCTTTACAACAGCTCCTCTAATAAAAAACTCTACCTTTTTGTGCCGCTGATTGTTTTTTGTACATGTTTTTTAGTTGGCATTTTTTATTTGGACATTATTCCCAATATTTCCAAAGCCGTTGTTGGTCCAAAAGTTTATGCACTGTCTCAACTAGGCAATGTTAACACTCTAATCAAATTTTATATTTTACCTTTTCAAACAGCCTTAGTGCATGACCTTTATTTTTATGCTTCAGCTTTCTATCCTCAAGTCATGCTTGGTATTTTCCTTTTAATTCTTTGGCTGTTCTTGATCATCCAAAAACGCTCGTCTTTATTGGGTTGGTTATTGTTTTGTTTCATCCTAATGATTCTTCCTACCAATAGTATTATTCCAAAAAATGAAGTAATCCGAGAGTGGCGACTTTATCCCAGCTTAATTTTTCTGTCTCTTTTATGGGGATACGGCTTAGATTTTATGTATTCCAAAATAAGTCGTTTTTCACAACCCAAAAATCTTAAACACATTTTATTGTATACAGTCCTTATTGTTTATGCCACCGCACAGTTCTTAAGCATCTATCAACAAAATAAGATCTATCGCAATCCTATCTTTACCTGGCAACAAGTCACAAAAAAATACCCCTACTCCAGCGATGCTTACAATAATATTGGCGTATGGCACGCACGCCAGAGTGATTATAAACAAGCCTTAGCTTACTTTAAAAAAGCGATCGAGCTAGATCCTAAAAATTTTGCCTATGAGTTAAATATGGCCGCGTGTTTCAGAGAAATGCAACACCCTGCCTTGAACAGAAAACATACCCAAAGAGCAAAAAAAAAGGCTTCTGCCTATAACAACAGAAGCCATTCGTTTCATTTAAAGCCTTAG
- the gspN gene encoding type II secretion system protein GspN, whose protein sequence is MKNFLTQLLSVFPSKEALRQNRQYLVLGLIVFCIGFIWHFPAQGILNNLIKTVEKQTGVSIQADDLSLAFPIGVKAKNVHVTNIPVPALAQTGVKLETLSIKISPLSLITYPLKKSGSVSVYGKQKRMSFKTKLSANKDIVKAKGSARGLQMDHDLFIPSAGAKMAIQGQLATEFNFLSNIAALQKNDFSSLEGTLKTTLKQATISPPLMSPIKFDQVKLDTATEKSKAVIKSIKMDGPMISGSINGYVDLRPVIDRSITNLDGKIQIGKEGQSLKSMLQIAGIKFDASGKGAFKINGPLNAIIVKSY, encoded by the coding sequence ATGAAAAACTTTTTAACACAATTGCTTTCTGTTTTTCCCAGCAAGGAAGCGCTAAGGCAAAATCGTCAATATCTGGTATTGGGTTTAATTGTTTTTTGTATTGGTTTCATCTGGCATTTCCCAGCACAAGGGATTCTTAACAATCTCATTAAAACTGTAGAAAAACAAACCGGTGTCTCTATTCAAGCGGATGACTTAAGTTTGGCTTTTCCTATTGGTGTAAAAGCAAAAAATGTGCATGTGACCAATATCCCAGTGCCTGCACTTGCACAAACTGGGGTTAAACTTGAAACACTTTCTATTAAAATCTCTCCTTTAAGCCTCATAACATACCCTTTAAAAAAATCTGGCTCAGTCAGTGTTTATGGCAAACAAAAAAGAATGTCTTTTAAAACCAAGTTGAGTGCAAACAAAGATATTGTTAAAGCCAAAGGCAGTGCCAGAGGCTTACAAATGGATCATGATTTATTTATCCCCAGTGCCGGTGCAAAAATGGCCATCCAAGGCCAACTTGCAACAGAGTTTAACTTTTTAAGTAATATTGCCGCCCTCCAAAAAAATGATTTCTCATCTTTAGAAGGAACACTTAAAACTACCCTTAAACAAGCCACCATCAGTCCCCCCTTGATGAGTCCTATTAAATTTGATCAAGTGAAATTGGATACTGCTACTGAAAAATCAAAAGCCGTCATAAAATCTATAAAAATGGATGGCCCCATGATATCAGGATCTATCAATGGTTATGTTGACTTACGGCCAGTTATAGACCGCAGCATCACCAACCTTGATGGAAAAATACAAATTGGTAAGGAAGGTCAATCTTTAAAAAGCATGTTACAAATTGCTGGCATAAAGTTTGATGCTTCTGGCAAAGGGGCTTTTAAAATTAATGGGCCCCTCAATGCTATCATTGTTAAAAGTTATTGA
- a CDS encoding fibronectin type III domain-containing protein, with the protein MGLLLVQSCGRELTYSGTPFDIHSQNGADLDLDNIADLEDNCPTVYNPNQVDSNYDGLGDACTPAAELSDPLLSIVEEQSSLQSILLTWTNNNSNVSYILKRKINDNSYAVVGEFDGQTHEFTDYNLVPGQSYTYRIEVHREGNFRLSNRVEFEVSNSGDLLFTPQTPSNLSVDFIYVGDECYPRFHWYDNSDDELAFALFGSVLTMSAINYSDEIWETYQTNAQEMTSTGWRSYTFIGNIPLVVNEDISNIITMEIAACNSDGCSDTSPTLRVENGSCQ; encoded by the coding sequence ATGGGACTTTTACTTGTTCAAAGTTGTGGGCGAGAGTTGACTTATTCAGGTACGCCTTTTGATATACACAGCCAAAATGGTGCTGACCTTGATTTGGATAACATTGCTGACCTAGAAGACAATTGTCCCACCGTATACAATCCCAACCAAGTAGACTCCAATTACGATGGCTTGGGAGATGCCTGCACACCTGCAGCTGAATTAAGTGATCCATTGCTCAGCATCGTTGAAGAACAGTCTAGCCTTCAATCCATTCTTTTAACTTGGACAAATAATAATTCTAATGTGAGCTACATTTTAAAACGTAAAATCAATGACAACAGTTATGCTGTGGTTGGAGAGTTTGATGGTCAGACCCATGAATTTACCGATTATAACCTTGTTCCAGGGCAAAGCTATACCTATAGAATTGAAGTGCATCGTGAAGGTAATTTCAGACTTTCAAACCGTGTAGAATTTGAGGTTAGCAACAGTGGCGATTTACTGTTTACACCTCAAACCCCAAGCAATCTATCTGTTGATTTTATTTATGTTGGTGATGAATGTTACCCACGTTTTCACTGGTACGATAACTCTGATGATGAGCTCGCTTTTGCATTGTTTGGTTCTGTTTTAACCATGAGCGCTATCAATTACAGCGATGAGATCTGGGAAACCTATCAAACCAATGCACAAGAAATGACAAGTACAGGCTGGCGATCATACACATTTATTGGAAACATTCCGCTTGTTGTTAATGAAGATATCAGCAACATCATTACCATGGAAATTGCAGCTTGCAACAGTGACGGATGCTCCGATACCAGTCCTACATTAAGAGTTGAAAATGGCTCTTGCCAATAA
- a CDS encoding pirin family protein has product MNTKKIKMAYSVEDRHWVGDGFYVHGLLRPTAELNPWISPFILMDYASPHAFPASETPKGVGEHPHRGFETVTLAYQGEVEHRDSSGGGGVIKEGDVQWMTAGSGVVHDEFHSKVFSKKGGIFEMVQLWVNLPKKHKLTPAKYQNIVSQNIPSVDLGKATQARVIAGELQGKQGPAQTFTPIQMYDLKSKKAENITIELADKTNTVLLVMDGHVEFDNKRYSKQNIIIFEQEGQALNFTTSDNFKGLLLNGQPIDEPVVAHGPFVMNTKEEIYQAIEDYQNGKMGQL; this is encoded by the coding sequence ATGAACACAAAAAAAATAAAAATGGCGTACAGTGTTGAAGACAGGCATTGGGTGGGTGATGGCTTTTATGTCCATGGTTTATTGCGGCCTACGGCAGAATTAAACCCATGGATCAGTCCCTTTATTTTAATGGATTATGCTTCACCGCATGCTTTTCCTGCCAGCGAAACACCTAAAGGTGTTGGAGAGCATCCTCACAGAGGCTTTGAAACCGTCACTTTGGCTTATCAAGGTGAGGTGGAGCATCGAGATTCATCTGGGGGTGGGGGTGTTATTAAAGAAGGCGATGTGCAGTGGATGACAGCGGGCTCCGGTGTTGTGCATGATGAGTTTCATTCCAAAGTATTTTCAAAAAAAGGTGGCATTTTTGAAATGGTGCAACTTTGGGTGAACCTTCCCAAAAAACATAAACTGACACCGGCCAAATATCAAAACATTGTGAGTCAAAATATTCCTAGCGTGGATTTAGGAAAAGCCACGCAAGCAAGAGTAATTGCCGGTGAACTTCAAGGAAAACAAGGTCCAGCACAGACCTTTACCCCCATTCAAATGTATGACCTTAAAAGTAAAAAGGCAGAAAACATTACAATTGAGCTGGCAGATAAAACAAATACGGTTCTATTGGTGATGGATGGGCATGTAGAGTTTGATAACAAACGTTATAGCAAGCAAAATATTATTATTTTTGAACAAGAAGGTCAGGCTCTAAATTTTACGACATCAGACAACTTTAAAGGTTTATTACTTAATGGTCAGCCTATTGATGAACCTGTGGTTGCGCATGGGCCTTTTGTGATGAATACAAAAGAAGAAATTTACCAAGCAATAGAAGACTATCAAAACGGAAAAATGGGGCAACTTTAA
- a CDS encoding calcium/sodium antiporter — MTMYIAILVLGLVLLIWSADRFVDDASLISKHLGMSPLLIGMLIIGFGTSAPEMVVSAISSLEGNPGLAIGNAFGSNITNIALIIGFTAICSPIVVDSKILKKELPILSVLSFMVVFLLSDFSLDRQDALIILIAFASLMTWTLYQGLNTKEDTFAQNVQDDLSSLNKPLSSTVLSLILGIVVLLLSSRALVWGAVGIAKFFEVSDVIIGLTVVAMGTSLPELAASVAAAKKGEPDMVLGNVLGSNLFNTLAVVGIAGSIHPFNLDSAVVYRDASVMMALTLSLFLFGYGFKKHGKIGRTKGFVLLSCYILYTSYLLKSVLH, encoded by the coding sequence ATGACAATGTATATTGCCATTCTTGTTTTGGGTTTGGTTCTGCTCATTTGGAGCGCAGATCGCTTTGTGGATGATGCATCCCTTATTTCAAAACATCTGGGTATGTCACCCTTATTGATTGGCATGCTTATCATAGGCTTTGGCACCTCTGCTCCAGAAATGGTGGTTTCTGCCATCTCGTCTTTAGAAGGCAATCCTGGCTTGGCCATTGGCAATGCCTTTGGCTCAAACATTACCAATATAGCTTTGATCATTGGCTTTACGGCTATTTGCTCTCCTATTGTGGTCGACTCCAAAATTTTAAAAAAAGAACTGCCCATATTAAGCGTGCTCAGTTTTATGGTGGTTTTTCTTTTGTCTGATTTTTCACTTGATCGTCAAGATGCCCTTATTATTTTAATAGCCTTTGCCTCTCTCATGACCTGGACCCTATACCAAGGCTTAAATACAAAAGAGGATACCTTTGCTCAAAACGTACAAGACGATTTAAGCTCTTTAAATAAACCGTTATCATCAACTGTTTTAAGCTTAATTTTAGGGATTGTTGTTTTACTCTTAAGTTCACGGGCTTTGGTTTGGGGAGCTGTAGGCATTGCTAAGTTTTTTGAAGTCTCCGATGTCATTATTGGTTTAACTGTGGTGGCCATGGGGACATCCTTACCAGAATTGGCAGCATCGGTCGCCGCTGCAAAAAAGGGCGAGCCAGACATGGTATTGGGTAACGTGTTGGGATCTAATTTGTTTAATACTTTGGCGGTTGTTGGTATTGCCGGCAGCATTCATCCCTTTAACTTAGACAGTGCTGTAGTTTATCGTGACGCTAGTGTCATGATGGCTTTAACCTTATCCCTATTTTTATTCGGCTATGGTTTTAAAAAACATGGAAAAATTGGGCGGACAAAAGGTTTCGTGTTGCTAAGCTGCTATATACTTTACACCTCTTACTTGCTTAAAAGTGTCTTGCACTAA
- the gspM gene encoding type II secretion system protein GspM has protein sequence MSKLNFSKESFSQIIEQIETLKSYYHRLSDRERYIVLGSAMVGYILFLFLFYMLVASTVSSVQSKIDLNKKNLVQIEELRTRLQSSKTAVDDIEQRIRRTEVGFQLATELERIAGKYGVNIDTLSDRPGQPNDLYNEIQSTIKVSSIDLKTLIHFLYDIEHGNKLIRISSLQIKPNFKEPSQLNVSFVVSTFKLKASS, from the coding sequence ATGAGTAAGCTTAACTTTTCTAAAGAATCTTTTTCTCAAATTATTGAACAAATAGAAACTTTAAAATCTTACTATCATCGCCTTTCCGATCGTGAACGTTATATTGTTCTTGGCTCGGCTATGGTAGGTTACATTTTATTTTTATTTTTGTTTTACATGCTGGTTGCCAGCACTGTGTCATCTGTTCAAAGTAAAATTGATCTCAACAAAAAAAACTTGGTACAAATAGAAGAACTTAGAACCCGCTTACAGAGTTCCAAAACTGCTGTTGATGATATTGAGCAAAGAATCAGAAGAACTGAAGTTGGTTTTCAATTGGCCACTGAACTTGAACGCATAGCTGGAAAGTATGGCGTTAATATTGATACTCTCAGTGATCGTCCTGGACAACCCAATGACTTGTACAATGAAATTCAATCTACCATTAAAGTTAGCAGCATTGATTTAAAAACATTGATCCATTTTTTATACGATATTGAACATGGCAATAAATTGATCCGTATCTCTTCTTTACAAATCAAACCCAACTTTAAGGAACCTTCGCAACTTAATGTAAGCTTTGTGGTATCAACCTTTAAACTTAAGGCTTCATCATGA